A single window of Pyrus communis chromosome 10, drPyrComm1.1, whole genome shotgun sequence DNA harbors:
- the LOC137746540 gene encoding mitochondrial import receptor subunit TOM7-2-like, with translation MASRISLKSKGKTTAKPSKGSEERSVAQSFKKRSTWALKKAKVVTHYGFIPLVIIIGMNSEPKPQLSQLLSPV, from the coding sequence ATGGCGTCGAGAATATCTTTGAAGAGCAAGGGCAAGACTACGGCGAAGCCCTCCAAGGGCTCCGAGGAGCGCTCGGTGGCTCAATCCTTCAAGAAGCGGAGCACGTGGGCCTTGAAGAAGGCCAAGGTCGTCACCCACTACGGCTTCATTCCCCTGGTCATCATCATCGGCATGAACTCGGAACCCAAGCCGCAACTTTCCCAACTTCTCAGCCCCGTCTGA